In the Lepidochelys kempii isolate rLepKem1 chromosome 3, rLepKem1.hap2, whole genome shotgun sequence genome, one interval contains:
- the LOC140908759 gene encoding taste receptor type 2 member 7-like, which translates to MDEYWKIMQEDLDDLENWTIEISVGVVANGYIVALNCIDWAKSRTLTSYDKIITSLAFSRFGLQFLVTLDYFLFKIYPNLFARFQTYQLYLVIWMFINQVSLCFASCLSVFYCVKIATFNQSLFSWLKLKISKLVPLLLLGSVLYSLVTTVNFILFSYSYCVSSHNSTDRLSTNGTMSDNEIKLMKFTFLIHSIGSVFPLIVFTASSVLLIISLWRHIRKMNLNSDLNPNFRNPSTAAHVHALKSVVSFFIIYNIYYVVSTLLIGNPSYCKEEWKYMGCTFVVAAYPSLHSTILILGNPKLKLASAKILHSANSCFREVTS; encoded by the exons ATGGACGAGTATTGGAAAATAATGCAAGAAGATTTGGACGATCTTGAaaattgga CAATAGAAATATCAGTGGGAGTTGTTGCAAATGGATATATTGTTGCCTTAAATTGTATCGACTGGGCCAAAAGCAGAACACTGACTTCCTACGATAAGATCATAACCAGTCTGGCCTTCTCCAGATTTGGCCTACAATTCTTGGTGACATTAGACTATTTCTTATTTAAGATATATCCAAATCTCTTTGCTAGATTTCAAACATATCAACTTTATCTAGTTATCTGGATGTTCATAAACCAAGTGAGTCTCTGTTTTGCAAGCTGCCTTTCTGTGTTCTACTGTGTTAAGATTGCCACTTTCAACCAATCCCTCTTCAGCTGGTTAAAACTGAAAATCTCCAAACTGGTGCCATTGCTGCTTTTGGGCTCTGTGCTGTATTCCTTGGTTACCacagttaattttatattgttcagCTATTCCTATTGTGTATCCTCTCACAACTCCACAGATCGTCTATCAACAAATGGCACGATGTCAGACAATGAAATAAAGCTGATGAAGTTCACTTTCCTGATACACAGCATAGGATCTGTTTTCCCCCTTATTGTATTTACTGCTTCATCTGTTCTGTTAATCATATCCCTTTGGAGACACATCAGGAAAATGAACCTTAATTCAGACCTTAATCCAAATTTCAGAAACCCCAGCACGGCTGCCCATGTGCATGCTCTTAAATCTGTGGTGTCCTTTTTCATCATCTACAATATTTATTACGTGGTTTCAACATTACTAATAGGAAACCCATCCTATTGCAAAGAGGAATGGAAATATATGGGGTGTACATTTGTAGTTGCTGCCTACCCTTCTTTACACTCCACTATCTTGATTCTGGGCAACCCCAAATTAAAACTGGCCTCAGCAAAAATTCTGCATTCTGCCAATTCCTGTTTCAGAGAGGTTACTTCATAA